One Nodosilinea sp. FACHB-141 DNA segment encodes these proteins:
- a CDS encoding aspartate aminotransferase family protein, whose product MPDSTHDVSATPPTASVPSDEEMWDIVEHHLVRYGGSFAPMLIERARGSYLYDRQGRKILDFTSGQMCATLGHNHPDVVQAIHKACEDVLHLFSGMLSPAVIELADSLCQLLPPTLQKALFLNTGSEANEAALRMAKLHTGGFEVVGLSASWHGMTAGASASTFVSARKGYGPAIPGNLALPTPNCYRCPIRHCQDQCDMTCLEVGFDLVDSQSVGAYAALIVEPVLSAGGVVVPPEGYFQRLQGYCQERSMLLILDEAQTAFGRLGSFFAFEQLGMVPDILTLSKTLGGGLPLAATVTSEAIEADCYEKGFIYYTSHVSDPMPAAVGLAVLRVLTSQNLTEQAATMGTYLKNGLLKLKDRYEAIGDVRGRGLLLGVELVKDRTTREPDPETGAAITRRCLELGLSMNITALPGMGSVWRIAPPLTVTYEELDEGLAILEQAIRDCR is encoded by the coding sequence ATGCCCGACTCTACCCATGACGTCAGCGCAACTCCCCCTACGGCAAGTGTCCCCTCGGATGAGGAAATGTGGGACATCGTTGAGCATCACCTAGTGCGCTACGGGGGCAGCTTTGCTCCTATGCTGATCGAGCGGGCGCGGGGCAGCTATCTCTACGATCGCCAGGGCCGCAAGATTCTCGACTTTACCTCTGGGCAGATGTGCGCCACTCTAGGCCACAACCATCCCGATGTGGTGCAGGCCATCCACAAAGCCTGCGAAGACGTGCTGCACCTGTTCAGCGGCATGCTGTCTCCAGCAGTAATAGAACTGGCCGACTCCCTCTGCCAACTCTTGCCCCCCACCCTGCAAAAGGCCCTATTTCTCAACACCGGCAGCGAAGCCAACGAAGCCGCCCTGCGCATGGCGAAACTGCACACCGGCGGCTTTGAGGTGGTGGGCTTAAGCGCCTCCTGGCACGGCATGACCGCCGGAGCCAGCGCCAGCACCTTTGTGTCGGCCCGCAAAGGCTACGGCCCCGCCATCCCAGGCAACCTAGCGCTGCCCACGCCCAACTGCTACCGCTGTCCCATTCGCCACTGCCAAGACCAGTGCGACATGACCTGCCTAGAGGTGGGGTTTGACTTAGTTGACAGCCAGTCGGTGGGGGCATACGCCGCGCTGATTGTAGAACCAGTGCTCAGCGCCGGGGGTGTGGTCGTGCCTCCCGAGGGCTACTTTCAGCGGTTGCAGGGCTACTGCCAAGAGCGGAGCATGCTGCTAATTTTGGATGAAGCCCAAACCGCCTTTGGTCGTCTGGGCAGCTTCTTTGCCTTTGAACAACTGGGCATGGTGCCCGACATTCTCACCCTGTCGAAAACCCTGGGAGGTGGCTTGCCCCTGGCGGCGACCGTGACCAGCGAGGCGATCGAGGCCGATTGCTATGAGAAAGGCTTTATCTACTACACCTCCCATGTATCTGACCCCATGCCTGCGGCGGTAGGGCTAGCGGTGCTGCGGGTATTGACCAGCCAAAATCTGACGGAGCAAGCCGCAACCATGGGGACCTACTTGAAGAACGGATTGCTCAAGCTCAAGGATCGCTACGAGGCGATCGGCGATGTGCGCGGTCGAGGGCTGCTGCTGGGGGTAGAGCTGGTTAAAGATCGCACCACCCGTGAACCTGACCCAGAAACCGGGGCCGCTATCACCCGCCGCTGTCTAGAACTAGGGCTGAGTATGAACATCACCGCTCTCCCTGGCATGGGCAGTGTGTGGCGCATCGCCCCGCCGTTAACCGTTACCTACGAGGAACTAGACGAAGGCCTGGCGATTTTGGAGCAGGCGATCCGCGACTGCCGGTGA
- the glpK gene encoding glycerol kinase GlpK → MTANYIMALDLGTTGNRAIIFNQEGAIAGQAYRELTQYYPQPGWVEHDAREIWDAIAWAIESALTKARLQPTDIAAIGLTVQRETCLLWDRRTGRPLANAIVWQDRRTAPLCNQLRDEGKAEDIYDRTGLVLDAYFSATKLAWLLEQAKKEVDPPVDFDQVLAGTIDSWVLWNLTGRQVHATDHSNASRTMLLNLASGQWDDTLLDLFGIPPQIMPAIKPSVGVFGHTDPTVWGAEIPIAAIFGDQQAALYGHGCDRPGLLKCTYGTGAFLVSHTGDEVARSQHHLLSTVAWSEATLDPLRPHLGYAIEGSMFTAGACIQWLRDGLQIISSAAETEILARNARDNGGVYFVPALSGLGAPHWDMNARGAFLGLTRGTQREHMVRAVLEAIAYEVKEVVDAVNQDAGTPISQLKVDGGACNNDFLMQFQADVLGIPVERPQMLDVTAQGAAFAAGLAVGFWDDYRTLVESRAIDRVFEPSTGQAAAQENFALWIKAVERAKGWAD, encoded by the coding sequence ATGACTGCCAACTACATCATGGCCCTAGATTTGGGCACCACCGGCAACCGAGCGATCATCTTTAACCAGGAGGGGGCGATCGCCGGTCAAGCCTACCGCGAACTCACCCAGTATTACCCGCAGCCCGGCTGGGTTGAGCACGACGCCCGCGAGATTTGGGATGCGATCGCCTGGGCCATAGAGTCGGCCCTTACCAAAGCCAGACTCCAGCCCACCGATATTGCCGCCATTGGCCTCACAGTGCAGCGTGAAACCTGCCTGCTGTGGGATCGCCGCACGGGTCGCCCCCTCGCCAATGCGATCGTCTGGCAAGATCGCCGCACGGCACCGCTGTGCAACCAGCTGCGAGATGAGGGAAAGGCGGAGGATATTTACGATCGCACCGGCCTAGTCCTTGACGCCTACTTCTCCGCCACCAAGCTAGCCTGGCTGCTAGAGCAGGCCAAGAAAGAGGTGGATCCGCCGGTTGATTTTGACCAGGTGCTGGCAGGCACAATTGATAGCTGGGTGCTGTGGAACCTCACCGGGCGGCAGGTCCATGCCACCGATCACAGCAATGCCAGCCGCACCATGCTGCTCAACCTTGCCAGCGGCCAGTGGGACGACACTCTGCTGGATTTATTTGGCATTCCGCCCCAGATCATGCCTGCAATTAAGCCCAGCGTGGGGGTGTTTGGCCATACAGATCCGACTGTTTGGGGTGCCGAAATCCCCATCGCGGCAATTTTTGGCGACCAGCAGGCGGCGCTCTACGGCCACGGCTGCGATCGCCCCGGCCTGCTCAAGTGCACCTACGGCACTGGTGCGTTCCTGGTCTCCCACACGGGGGATGAGGTGGCGCGATCGCAGCACCATCTGCTCTCCACCGTGGCCTGGTCTGAAGCAACGCTCGATCCGCTGCGGCCCCATCTGGGCTATGCGATCGAGGGCAGCATGTTTACCGCTGGGGCCTGCATCCAGTGGCTGCGCGATGGCCTGCAAATTATCTCCAGCGCGGCGGAGACTGAAATTCTTGCCCGCAATGCTCGCGACAACGGCGGCGTCTACTTTGTGCCCGCCCTCAGTGGCCTCGGTGCTCCCCATTGGGACATGAACGCTCGGGGTGCCTTCCTGGGTCTGACTCGCGGTACTCAGCGAGAGCACATGGTGCGGGCGGTGCTAGAGGCGATCGCCTACGAAGTCAAAGAAGTCGTCGACGCCGTCAACCAGGATGCCGGTACCCCCATTAGTCAGCTCAAGGTCGACGGCGGGGCCTGCAACAACGACTTTCTCATGCAGTTTCAGGCCGACGTGTTGGGCATTCCCGTTGAGCGGCCTCAGATGCTAGACGTCACCGCCCAGGGAGCCGCCTTTGCCGCAGGCCTAGCGGTCGGCTTTTGGGATGACTATCGCACTCTGGTGGAGAGCCGCGCGATCGATCGCGTGTTTGAACCCAGTACTGGCCAAGCCGCAGCGCAGGAAAACTTTGCCCTGTGGATAAAGGCCGTCGAGCGGGCCAAGGGTTGGGCTGACTAG
- a CDS encoding HhoA/HhoB/HtrA family serine endopeptidase, translated as MIAAAVMMFSGAIASPAEAQSAAAAAIGNESFVAAAVRQVGPAVVRIDTEKTITRQTRDPFYDDPLLRDFFGGMPRQPQEELLRGQGSGFIIDDTGNILTNAHVINGADRVVVTLKDGRSFDAVVEGVDEVTDLAVVKIDDGEDDVLPIATLGDSDQIEVGDWAIAVGNPLGLDNTVTLGIVSTLKRTSSSVGIPGKRLEFIQTDAAINPGNSGGPLVNQRGEVIGINTAIRADAMGIGFAIPINKAKEVKDMLARGETVAHPYIGVQIANLTPEQAKRSNEDINSGMYLPEVNGVLIIRVLEGTPAADAGLRRGDVILQVNGVPIRSADGLQIQVENTRIGDALELKIQRGDRPLTVQVKTAELHEQAS; from the coding sequence ATGATCGCTGCGGCGGTGATGATGTTCAGTGGCGCGATCGCATCTCCGGCTGAAGCCCAGTCGGCGGCAGCAGCGGCGATCGGCAACGAAAGTTTTGTGGCGGCGGCTGTGCGCCAGGTTGGCCCAGCGGTAGTTCGCATTGACACCGAAAAAACGATCACTCGCCAGACACGGGATCCGTTTTATGACGATCCCCTTTTGCGCGACTTCTTCGGCGGTATGCCGCGTCAGCCCCAAGAAGAACTGTTGCGGGGCCAGGGTTCAGGGTTCATCATCGACGACACCGGCAATATCTTGACCAACGCCCACGTGATCAACGGTGCTGATCGGGTGGTGGTTACCCTCAAGGATGGCCGCAGCTTTGATGCCGTGGTGGAAGGGGTAGACGAAGTCACCGACCTGGCCGTGGTCAAAATTGATGATGGCGAAGACGATGTGCTACCCATCGCCACCCTGGGTGACTCTGACCAGATTGAAGTGGGTGACTGGGCGATCGCCGTTGGCAACCCCCTCGGCCTCGACAACACCGTCACCCTCGGCATCGTCAGCACTCTCAAGCGCACCAGCAGCTCCGTAGGTATTCCCGGCAAGCGGCTAGAGTTTATTCAGACCGATGCCGCCATTAACCCCGGCAACTCAGGTGGGCCGCTGGTCAACCAGCGGGGCGAAGTGATCGGCATCAATACCGCCATTCGTGCCGACGCCATGGGCATTGGCTTTGCCATTCCCATCAACAAGGCCAAAGAAGTTAAAGACATGCTGGCTCGGGGCGAAACGGTTGCCCACCCCTACATTGGCGTGCAAATTGCCAACCTCACCCCTGAGCAGGCCAAGCGCAGTAACGAAGACATCAACTCGGGCATGTATCTCCCCGAAGTCAATGGCGTCCTTATCATTCGCGTGCTCGAAGGCACCCCTGCCGCCGATGCCGGTCTGCGTCGTGGCGATGTGATTTTGCAGGTCAACGGTGTCCCCATTCGCAGCGCCGATGGGTTGCAAATTCAGGTTGAAAATACCCGGATTGGCGATGCGTTGGAGCTTAAGATTCAGCGGGGCGATCGCCCCCTGACGGTGCAGGTCAAAACCGCTGAGCTTCACGAGCAGGCTAGTTAA
- a CDS encoding DUF4870 domain-containing protein — translation MHSTEDIGTRKILSAVSHGSIFFNTLVVSVGVPIAILLISNDSVVKENAKEAINFHLNIWFWKVVAGILAWVLIGIPLLLVVFLVDLIMPIFGIFHSITNPNTAFRYPLILRLF, via the coding sequence ATGCATTCCACTGAAGACATCGGTACCCGCAAAATTCTTTCTGCCGTTAGCCACGGCTCAATTTTCTTTAACACTCTAGTCGTGTCTGTTGGCGTTCCTATCGCCATTCTGCTGATTTCTAATGACTCAGTCGTTAAAGAAAACGCTAAGGAAGCCATAAACTTCCACCTAAATATATGGTTTTGGAAGGTAGTCGCAGGAATTTTGGCCTGGGTGCTGATCGGCATTCCGCTGTTGTTGGTTGTGTTTCTTGTGGACTTGATTATGCCTATCTTTGGCATCTTCCACAGCATCACCAACCCCAACACAGCATTCCGATATCCCCTCATTCTGCGCCTGTTTTAG
- a CDS encoding YheT family hydrolase yields the protein MPPFVPPWFLQNGLAMTLYTTLVSSQTWPQSIDLPPVTYQDHIFTGQGDVPIFGRWTVPERSKGTIVATYGITGSLDDQWQLEILGRKAHHQGYGLVVFDWRAHGKTADLSPTLTSDGIYEGEDYVALAAQAKALGCAPPFWFMGYSLSGQLALWGAKAAMQLPSDSGLAPGDIAGVVVICPSLDSNRSLRYLTADPLGKFLERSIAQELKRLAQRLYEAHPDHFDLAAIDRANSIWGFDHELVIPRLGFASVEDYYNASSPLPFMADLTTPTLILYAADDPLFSPEIIPDLKKVCAANPKIDLMLTDYGGHVGYYNGSAGQRQAGDSDPWWAWNRALDWVERQTTLD from the coding sequence ATGCCTCCCTTTGTGCCCCCCTGGTTTTTGCAAAATGGTTTGGCCATGACCCTCTACACCACCCTGGTGTCGAGCCAAACCTGGCCCCAGAGCATTGACCTGCCGCCCGTCACCTACCAAGACCATATCTTCACAGGCCAGGGGGATGTGCCGATTTTTGGTCGCTGGACGGTACCCGAGCGGTCAAAGGGCACCATTGTCGCCACCTACGGCATTACCGGCAGCCTCGACGACCAGTGGCAGCTCGAGATTTTGGGCCGCAAAGCCCACCATCAAGGCTATGGCCTGGTGGTGTTTGACTGGCGCGCCCACGGCAAAACCGCAGACCTTTCGCCCACCCTCACCTCCGATGGCATCTATGAAGGGGAGGATTATGTGGCTCTGGCGGCCCAAGCAAAGGCGCTTGGCTGTGCGCCACCCTTCTGGTTTATGGGCTATTCCCTCAGCGGGCAACTGGCACTGTGGGGGGCGAAAGCAGCCATGCAGCTGCCATCCGACAGTGGTTTAGCACCGGGAGATATTGCCGGAGTAGTGGTGATCTGCCCCAGCCTCGACTCCAACCGATCGCTACGCTACTTGACTGCCGATCCGCTAGGCAAGTTTTTAGAGCGATCGATCGCCCAAGAACTCAAGCGCCTAGCCCAACGCCTTTACGAGGCTCACCCCGACCACTTTGACCTAGCTGCGATCGATCGCGCCAACAGCATCTGGGGCTTTGACCACGAACTAGTGATTCCCCGCCTGGGGTTTGCTTCAGTCGAAGACTACTACAACGCCAGCAGCCCGCTGCCCTTCATGGCCGATCTAACGACTCCGACGCTGATTCTCTACGCTGCCGATGACCCGCTGTTTAGCCCAGAGATCATCCCCGACCTAAAGAAGGTCTGTGCGGCCAACCCCAAGATCGACTTGATGCTCACTGACTACGGTGGCCACGTGGGCTACTACAACGGCAGCGCCGGACAACGCCAAGCCGGAGATAGCGACCCCTGGTGGGCGTGGAACCGCGCGCTGGACTGGGTAGAGCGGCAGACTACCTTAGATTGA
- a CDS encoding Gfo/Idh/MocA family protein gives MYYGGGDAAEEWVMATPRVESDVVRVGMVGTGFVARLRADALRASDRASLVAVAGHNTADTQAFAAQYNAVAVDNWQTLVDRSDLDLIVVCHINRDHSTVAAAALEANHHVVVEYPLALSADEAQLLLTLAKAKQRLLHVEHIELLGGTHLAAKASLEAIGQPFYARYCTLAPRRPAPTTWTYCPELFGFPLVGALSRLHRLIDCFGPVARVYCQNHYSDLAPGPEGLTCYATCLCTAQLTFTSGLIAEVTYGKGEALWQTTRRLEVIGSDGSLCLDGDQGALTDAQGTRAIEVGSRRGLFAADTAQVIEHLLTGQTLYCTPEASLYTLQVASAAQRSAATGRVVDVAAPRPAPYSPPSESPR, from the coding sequence ATGTACTATGGCGGTGGCGACGCAGCTGAGGAATGGGTGATGGCGACCCCCAGGGTTGAGAGCGATGTAGTGCGAGTCGGCATGGTCGGCACGGGCTTTGTAGCGCGGCTGCGGGCCGATGCGCTACGGGCGAGCGATCGCGCCTCCCTGGTCGCCGTGGCCGGCCACAACACCGCCGATACCCAAGCCTTTGCCGCGCAGTACAACGCCGTCGCCGTAGACAACTGGCAAACCCTAGTCGATCGCTCTGACCTAGATCTGATCGTGGTCTGCCACATCAACCGCGACCACAGTACCGTGGCTGCCGCTGCCCTCGAGGCCAACCACCATGTGGTGGTGGAATATCCCCTGGCGCTGAGTGCCGACGAGGCTCAGCTGCTGCTTACCCTGGCCAAGGCCAAGCAGCGCCTGCTGCATGTCGAACACATCGAGCTGTTGGGGGGCACCCATCTGGCGGCGAAAGCTAGTTTGGAGGCGATCGGTCAGCCCTTCTACGCCCGCTACTGCACCTTAGCCCCTCGCCGCCCTGCTCCTACCACCTGGACCTATTGCCCTGAGCTGTTTGGCTTTCCGTTGGTGGGGGCACTGTCGCGCCTACACCGGCTGATCGACTGCTTTGGGCCAGTGGCGCGGGTCTACTGTCAAAACCACTACAGTGACCTCGCCCCTGGCCCCGAAGGTCTGACCTGCTACGCCACCTGCCTCTGCACCGCCCAGCTCACCTTCACCTCAGGGCTGATCGCAGAGGTGACCTATGGCAAAGGTGAGGCTCTGTGGCAGACGACGCGGCGGCTAGAGGTGATTGGCAGCGACGGCTCGCTTTGCCTAGACGGTGACCAGGGTGCTCTGACCGACGCCCAAGGTACCCGCGCTATAGAGGTCGGCTCTCGCCGAGGGCTGTTTGCGGCTGACACCGCCCAGGTGATCGAGCATTTGCTAACCGGGCAGACACTATACTGCACACCCGAGGCCAGCCTCTACACCTTGCAGGTGGCGTCGGCTGCCCAGCGATCGGCGGCGACGGGGCGGGTGGTCGACGTTGCTGCGCCTAGGCCTGCACCGTATAGCCCGCCTTCTGAATCGCCTCGGTAA
- a CDS encoding heavy-metal-associated domain-containing protein, whose protein sequence is MTTLSVTVPDMACGACVSTITQAVQAVDPSAEVKTDLASKAVDITASVTAEALTEAIQKAGYTVQA, encoded by the coding sequence ATGACCACCCTTTCTGTGACCGTGCCCGATATGGCTTGCGGAGCCTGCGTTAGCACCATTACCCAAGCCGTGCAGGCCGTTGACCCCAGCGCCGAGGTCAAAACCGACCTCGCGTCTAAGGCGGTAGACATTACCGCCAGCGTGACCGCCGAGGCACTTACCGAGGCGATTCAGAAGGCGGGCTATACGGTGCAGGCCTAG
- a CDS encoding citrate synthase — translation MTVCEYRPGLEGVPATQSSISYVDGQAGILEYRGIPIEELAQRGTFLETAYLLIWGGLPSKQELEAFEHEICYHRRLKYRVRDMMKCFPESGHPMDALQACAAALGLFYSRRALDNPVYIQQAVVRLLAKIPTMVAAFQLMRKGNDPVQPRDDLNYSANFLYMLNEREPDPLAAHIFDVCLTLHAEHTINASTFSAMVTASTLTDPYAVVASAVGTLAGPLHGGANEEVIDMLEEIGSVENVRPYVERCIAEKAKIMGFGHRVYKVKDPRATILQGLAEQLFAKFGQDEYYAIALEMEQVVSEKLGAKGIYPNVDFYSGLVYRKLGIPTDLFTPIFAIARVAGWLAHWKEQLGENRIFRPTQIYTGPHDQPYVDLADRPHIWDKQGFSVSLPS, via the coding sequence ATGACCGTATGTGAGTACAGGCCCGGTTTAGAGGGTGTACCGGCCACCCAGTCGAGCATTAGCTATGTGGATGGCCAGGCGGGAATTCTGGAGTATCGCGGCATTCCCATTGAAGAGTTAGCCCAGCGGGGCACCTTTCTCGAAACGGCCTACCTGTTGATCTGGGGCGGGCTGCCCTCCAAGCAGGAGCTGGAGGCTTTTGAACACGAAATTTGCTACCACCGCCGCCTCAAGTACCGCGTCCGCGACATGATGAAGTGCTTCCCCGAGAGCGGCCACCCGATGGATGCCCTGCAAGCCTGTGCGGCCGCTTTGGGCTTGTTCTACTCTCGCCGAGCGCTGGATAACCCTGTCTACATTCAACAGGCGGTGGTGCGGCTGCTGGCCAAAATTCCCACCATGGTGGCGGCGTTTCAGCTGATGCGCAAGGGCAATGACCCGGTGCAGCCTAGGGATGACCTCAACTACTCCGCTAACTTTCTCTACATGCTCAACGAGCGCGAGCCCGACCCTCTGGCGGCGCATATCTTTGATGTTTGCCTTACTCTCCACGCCGAGCACACCATCAACGCCTCGACCTTTTCGGCAATGGTGACGGCCTCGACGTTAACCGACCCCTACGCAGTGGTGGCCTCGGCGGTGGGCACCCTGGCAGGGCCGCTCCACGGCGGCGCCAACGAGGAGGTAATCGACATGTTGGAGGAGATCGGTTCGGTCGAAAACGTGCGCCCCTACGTGGAGCGCTGTATTGCCGAAAAGGCTAAAATTATGGGCTTTGGCCACCGGGTCTACAAGGTCAAAGACCCCCGTGCCACCATCTTGCAGGGGCTGGCTGAGCAGCTGTTTGCCAAGTTTGGTCAAGACGAGTACTACGCGATCGCTCTAGAGATGGAGCAGGTCGTTTCTGAAAAGCTCGGCGCCAAAGGTATTTACCCCAACGTTGACTTTTACTCGGGGCTGGTCTACCGCAAGCTGGGCATTCCGACCGATCTGTTTACGCCGATCTTTGCGATCGCTCGGGTGGCTGGCTGGCTGGCCCACTGGAAAGAGCAGCTGGGCGAAAACCGCATCTTTCGCCCTACCCAGATCTACACTGGCCCCCACGACCAGCCCTATGTTGATCTGGCCGACCGTCCCCACATCTGGGATAAGCAGGGTTTTTCGGTGTCTCTACCCTCCTGA
- the nuoH gene encoding NADH-quinone oxidoreductase subunit NuoH: MNQGIDLQGSFVTALVDLGLPAGAAKALWLPLPMVVILIGATVSIFVTVWLERKISAAAQQRIGPEFAGPLGTLQAAADGIKLIFKEDITPAKADPILFTLGPAIVVIPVFLSYLIVPFGQNLVITDIGVGIFLWIALSSIAPIGLLMSGYSSNNKYSLLGGLRAAAQSISYEIPMALAVLAVVLMSNSLSTIDIVNQQSGYGILGWNIWRQPAGFLIFWIAALAECERLPFDLPEAEEELVAGYQTEYTGMKFGLFYVGSYVNLVLSALIVSILYLGGWESPISVSWLASLIGVSETTPWLQVITASLGIVMTLFKAYALVFIAVLLRWTVPRVRIDQLLDFGWKFLLPVALVNLLLTAALKLAFPVAFGG, from the coding sequence ATGAATCAAGGAATTGACCTACAGGGTAGTTTTGTCACCGCCCTCGTCGACCTGGGACTGCCAGCTGGAGCGGCAAAGGCTCTGTGGTTGCCCTTGCCCATGGTGGTGATTCTGATTGGAGCCACGGTCAGCATTTTTGTGACGGTATGGCTAGAGCGTAAGATTTCTGCCGCCGCTCAGCAGCGGATTGGGCCTGAGTTTGCTGGACCCCTCGGTACTCTTCAGGCCGCTGCCGATGGCATCAAGCTGATCTTCAAAGAGGACATCACCCCCGCCAAGGCTGACCCGATTCTGTTTACGCTGGGGCCTGCGATCGTTGTGATCCCGGTGTTTTTGTCGTACCTGATTGTGCCCTTCGGCCAAAATCTGGTGATTACCGACATCGGCGTTGGCATCTTTCTATGGATTGCCCTCTCCAGCATTGCCCCCATTGGCCTGCTGATGTCGGGCTATTCCTCTAACAACAAGTACTCCCTGCTGGGGGGCTTGCGGGCAGCGGCACAGTCCATCAGCTACGAAATTCCCATGGCGCTGGCGGTGCTGGCCGTGGTGCTGATGTCAAACAGCCTGAGCACTATCGACATTGTCAATCAGCAGTCGGGCTATGGCATTTTGGGTTGGAATATCTGGCGACAGCCCGCCGGGTTCCTGATTTTTTGGATTGCGGCCCTGGCGGAGTGCGAGCGTCTGCCCTTTGACCTACCAGAGGCGGAGGAAGAGCTGGTGGCCGGCTACCAGACTGAATACACCGGCATGAAGTTTGGCCTGTTCTACGTAGGCTCCTACGTCAACCTGGTGCTGTCGGCGCTGATCGTCTCGATTTTGTATCTGGGCGGCTGGGAATCTCCCATCTCGGTGAGCTGGTTAGCCAGTTTGATTGGGGTCAGCGAAACTACCCCCTGGCTCCAGGTCATCACCGCTTCCCTCGGCATTGTGATGACCCTGTTCAAGGCCTACGCCCTGGTCTTCATTGCGGTGCTGCTGCGGTGGACCGTGCCCCGCGTTCGCATTGACCAACTGCTTGACTTTGGCTGGAAGTTTCTGCTGCCGGTAGCGTTGGTCAACCTGTTGCTGACTGCCGCCCTCAAGCTGGCGTTTCCGGTTGCCTTTGGTGGCTAG
- the ndhI gene encoding NAD(P)H-quinone oxidoreductase subunit I, with protein MGFLKQVGDYAKESLQAAKYIGQGLSVTFDHMSRRPVTVQYPYEKLIPSERFRGRIHFEFDKCIACEVCVRVCPINLPVVDWEFDKATKKKDLKHYSIDFGVCIFCGNCVEYCPTNCLSMTEEYELAVYERHELNYDNVALGRLPYKVTQDPMVTPLRELAYLPKGVMGPHDLPVNARRAGQMPQEILEAAQKEAKAAEGEAQASEAKPKE; from the coding sequence CTGGGTTTTCTTAAACAAGTCGGCGATTATGCCAAAGAGAGCTTACAGGCGGCCAAATATATCGGTCAGGGGCTTTCTGTAACCTTTGACCACATGAGTCGCCGACCGGTGACGGTGCAGTACCCCTATGAGAAACTGATCCCCTCAGAGCGGTTTCGGGGACGCATTCACTTTGAGTTTGACAAGTGCATTGCCTGTGAGGTGTGTGTGCGGGTGTGCCCCATCAACCTGCCTGTAGTTGATTGGGAGTTTGATAAGGCGACTAAGAAAAAAGACCTGAAGCACTACAGTATTGACTTTGGGGTCTGCATTTTCTGCGGCAACTGCGTGGAGTATTGCCCCACCAACTGTCTGTCGATGACTGAAGAGTATGAGCTGGCTGTCTATGAGCGCCACGAACTGAACTACGACAACGTAGCCCTGGGTCGTTTGCCCTACAAGGTCACCCAAGACCCGATGGTCACTCCCCTGCGGGAGCTGGCCTACTTGCCCAAGGGCGTCATGGGTCCTCATGATCTGCCGGTCAACGCTCGACGGGCGGGCCAGATGCCCCAAGAAATTTTGGAGGCGGCTCAGAAAGAGGCTAAAGCGGCTGAAGGCGAAGCTCAGGCTAGCGAAGCCAAGCCTAAGGAGTAA
- a CDS encoding NADH-quinone oxidoreductase subunit J gives MTLAEGVQLVAFGILVAMTLGGALGVVLLDNIVYSAFLLGGVFTSMSGLYILLNAGFVAAAQVLVYVGAVSVLILFGIMLVNKEQQFTPMKQAWVGKVATAGVCVGLFALLTTSTLNTPWAISTEVPKGEMATVAIGIHFFTDYLLPFELASVLLLIALIGAIVLARRELIPDMAPGDASEALQLPERPRELVSSSAGPESES, from the coding sequence GTGACGCTAGCGGAAGGGGTACAACTCGTTGCCTTTGGCATCCTAGTTGCAATGACGCTGGGGGGTGCCCTGGGGGTCGTGCTGTTAGACAACATTGTCTATTCGGCGTTTTTGCTGGGGGGCGTATTTACCAGCATGTCGGGCCTTTACATCTTGCTCAATGCAGGGTTTGTGGCCGCCGCTCAGGTGCTGGTGTACGTGGGTGCCGTCAGCGTGCTTATTCTGTTTGGGATCATGCTGGTAAATAAGGAACAGCAGTTCACCCCCATGAAGCAAGCCTGGGTGGGCAAGGTTGCCACAGCCGGAGTTTGCGTCGGTCTATTTGCCCTGCTGACTACCTCAACCCTAAACACGCCCTGGGCTATTTCTACCGAGGTGCCCAAGGGTGAGATGGCCACTGTCGCCATTGGCATTCACTTTTTTACCGACTACCTGCTGCCCTTTGAGCTGGCCTCGGTGCTGCTGCTGATTGCGCTGATTGGGGCGATCGTGCTGGCCCGCCGCGAGTTGATTCCTGACATGGCTCCTGGGGATGCTTCTGAAGCATTGCAGCTACCGGAGCGGCCGCGCGAATTGGTGTCGTCGTCGGCAGGTCCAGAGTCAGAGAGCTAA
- the nuoK gene encoding NADH-quinone oxidoreductase subunit NuoK gives MQLEYFLLTAAALFCIGIYGLVNSRNVIRVLMSIELMLNAVNLNLLAFSNYLDPVGINGQVFAVFVISIAAAEAAVGLAIVLSIYRNRDTVDMEQFNLLKW, from the coding sequence ATGCAACTAGAGTATTTTCTGCTTACTGCCGCTGCCCTATTCTGTATTGGCATCTATGGCTTGGTCAACAGCCGCAACGTGATTCGTGTGCTGATGTCTATTGAACTGATGCTAAATGCGGTCAACCTAAACCTGCTGGCATTTTCGAACTACCTCGACCCAGTGGGCATCAACGGTCAGGTGTTTGCGGTATTTGTCATTAGCATTGCGGCCGCAGAGGCGGCGGTAGGCCTGGCTATTGTGCTGTCGATCTACCGCAACCGTGACACAGTGGATATGGAGCAGTTCAACCTGCTCAAGTGGTAG